The following coding sequences lie in one Aspergillus puulaauensis MK2 DNA, chromosome 3, nearly complete sequence genomic window:
- a CDS encoding uncharacterized protein (COG:T;~EggNog:ENOG410PPQJ;~InterPro:IPR016137,IPR036305;~PFAM:PF00615;~antiSMASH:Cluster_3.3), translating to MVSFESPYHPFRPSFQDVLDNTAPEPFTLSAFKDFLVQRHAIESLQFLLGFRHYATLYFLSSPEPESATEHEHEHPQRDALSTLWQNLVSHYIIPGSRNEINITTQQRHALLAHQPTPQPSMLEQTVQQIAEALRTSVFAEFVHSVDMQNRKYRVYTRAASMPAAPTLSSLAPMSTDTDAAISAKRGAWFRWPYRRKYSMDQDTGKWRRKARTVVGMLHI from the coding sequence ATGGTTTCTTTTGAGAGTCCCTACCACCCATTCCGGCCCTCGTTCCAAGATGTCCTAGACAATACAGCCCCCGAGCCCTTCACACTATCCGCGTTCAAGGACTTCCTGGTCCAGCGCCATGCCATCGAATCCCTCCAATTCCTGCTTGGCTTCCGGCACTACGCAACCCTCTACTTTCTGTCTTCCCCAGAGCCCGAATCAGCCACAGAACACGAACACGAACACCCACAGCGCGACGCACTCTCTACATTATGGCAGAACCTCGTCTCGCACTATATAATCCCCGGGTCTCGCAATGAGATTAACATCACCACCCAGCAACGGCATGCATTACTAGCTCACCAACCCACGCCTCAACCGTCGATGCTTGAACAGACCGTCCAGCAAATTGCCGAGGCATTGAGGACATCCGTCTTCGCCGAGTTTGTTCATAGTGTGGATATGCAAAATCGCAAGTATAGAGTGTACACGAGGGCTGCGAGCATGCCGGCTGCGCCGACTCTATCGTCTCTGGCGCCAATGTCTACGGATACTGATGCTGCTATCTCGGCGAAGAGGGGCGCGTGGTTTAGATGGCCGTATCGCCGGAAGTATAGTATGGACCAGGATACGGGGaaatggaggaggaaagcgaggacGGTTGTTGGGATGCTGCATATTtga
- a CDS encoding Zn(II)2Cys6 transcription factor (COG:S;~EggNog:ENOG410PJX8;~InterPro:IPR036864,IPR007219,IPR001138;~PFAM:PF00172,PF04082;~go_function: GO:0000981 - DNA-binding transcription factor activity, RNA polymerase II-specific [Evidence IEA];~go_function: GO:0003677 - DNA binding [Evidence IEA];~go_function: GO:0008270 - zinc ion binding [Evidence IEA];~go_process: GO:0006351 - transcription, DNA-templated [Evidence IEA];~go_process: GO:0006355 - regulation of transcription, DNA-templated [Evidence IEA]): MAATHPGANTDHRPRQLSDGYGAQGKIACEECRKRKVRCDGESPRCGACVDGGLTCRIIARKSARGPKKGLLRTLRMQVAELKDRLQERGPGSLKTEQDDTSAKCLQFSQVDHDPVISTNIPPSNGTLSPDGCPMGGQSPNGACLSDLEKSDLTDLYFDRVHPCMPFIQRRRFFNWASSPHLTPGQACLKLAMWTVAASLSSQYTRTAKGLYLQTRRELEELELNSFGLDPVHIEQVQAWALVSLYEFLQMFYRRGWLSLGRACRLVHPLGLYKIDCENNILTEAMEHSPTETEERRRTFWMIYCVDRLVSIRNDWPLNFSEFVICTRLPVPEPDFQDENPRLGPFLSESMASESPLSAFTQLIIFVTICGRCASHRQQTLVESVYGNTNSDFWERHRWIHASLRQKLQLISYTSDAAVWSSGPMHLFATMMAHATVIYLHNILRDFLAEDDMGEEAVCLYKDAQSAAAQVAILCRSLDSLSVFKIHPFTPYMVYSAAELLSHEKGGPAEIHFSELVSFLHRLKPVNQLADSYLRQLPLL, encoded by the exons ATGGCTGCGACTCACCCTGGAGCAAATACTGATCACCGCCCCCGCCAACTTTCAGACGGCTATGGGGCTCAAGGCAAGATCGCCTGCGAGGAATGTCGGAAGCGCAAGGTCCGCTGCGATGGGGAGTCGCCCAGGTGCGGTGCCTGCGTGGACGGCGGCTTGACATGTAGAATCATTGCCAGGAAATCGGCCAGAGGGCCAAAGAAGGGTCTTCTGAGGACCCTCCGAATGCAAGTTG CTGAGCTCAAGGACCGTCTGCAGGAACGCGGACCAGGGAGTTTGAAAACCGAGCAAGACGATACATCAGCGAAGTGCTTGCAGTTCAGCCAGGTCGACCACGATCCAGTTATATCCACTAACATACCTCCCTCTAATGGCACGCTGTCCCCTGACGGCTGCCCAATGGGGGGACAGTCTCCTAATGGGGCCTGTCTCTCTGATCTCGAAAAATCAGATCT AACCGATCTGTACTTTGACCGGGTCCACCCATGCATGCCCTTTATCCAAAGACGCCGCTTCTTCAACTGGGCCAGTAGTCCACATTTGACACCCGGCCAGGCGTGCCTGAAGCTTGCCATGTGGACCGTCGCTGCCTCGCTCTCATCACAGTATACCAGAACCGCCAAGGGCCTCTACCTGCAGACGCGAAGGGAACTCGAGGAACTCGAACTCAACAGCTTCGGCTTAGACCCTGTTCACATTGAACAAGTCCAGGCGTGGGCATTGGTCTCGCTTTACGAGTTCCTGCAAATGTTCTACAGAAGAGGCTGGCTCAGCCTGGGCCGTGCGTGCCGATTAGTCCACCCATTGGGGCTATACAAGATCGATTGCGAGAACAACATCCTGACGGAAGCAATGGAGCATTCACCAACGGAGACAGAGGAAAGACGACGCACCTTTTGGATGATCTACTGCGTTGATCGCCTCGTCAGCATACGAAACGACTGGCCACTCAACTTCAGTGAATTCGTC ATCTGCACCCggctcccagtcccagaacCAGACTTCCAAGACGAAAACCCGCGACTCGGCCCATTCCTCTCTGAATCCATGGCCTCCGAGTCCCCCCTATCCGCCTTTACGCAACTaatcatcttcgtcaccaTCTGCGGGCGCTGCGCCTCCCACCGACAGCAGACACTAGTGGAATCCGTCTACGGAAACACTAACAGCGACTTCTGGGAGAGACATCGGTGGATCCACGCGAGTCTGCGCCAGAAACTGCAGCTTATCTCGTATACATCCGATGCGGCGGTGTGGTCATCTGGTCCGATGCATCTCTTCGCGACTATGATGGCGCATGCCACTGTTATATACCTGCACAATATCCTACGGGATTTCCTTGCCGAGGATGATATGGGCGAAGAGGCAGTTTGTCTGTACAAGGATGCGCAGAGTGCAGCGGCCCAAGTTGCGATTCTGTGTCGGTCGCTGGATAGTTTGAGTGTTTTCAAG ATCCATCCATTCACCCCGTATATGGTGTACTCTGCCGCGGAATTGCTATCCCATGAGAAAGGGGGTCCTGCCGAGATACACTTTTCTGAGCTCGTCTCCTTCCTGCACCGGTTAAAGCCCGTTAATCAACTGGCCGATAGCTATCTGAGACAGCTGCCGCTTCTATAG